The Babylonia areolata isolate BAREFJ2019XMU chromosome 17, ASM4173473v1, whole genome shotgun sequence genome has a window encoding:
- the LOC143291766 gene encoding uncharacterized protein LOC143291766 isoform X2, with protein MEIWSAVSSHKPLILLVVLVMMLMMTIGGTDGAVTCTAKTTTSKTYVTCDFGKDISETHHHFNIRFHYPDIGSDSETKLMCNWVTADKLQCSKSKGVHFDNVVSDRLTFTAPPAVDKVGGKYVCQMVPSSGIHVQPCDLTYSDESKSPETLYDSPDENYHELARQIDQIDAEVTWALVMSFVMPCVFVIVVVATFLVVVCVRYPGRLSWLRRAREGPENGEVRNEEKDIVMTALCPQNDETEAAAAPREGQGPPGDVKGEGDKMPRKKRWSWNLFRRSRDDVEKTGGSDQPLLTMTESTQQGPPVTREPVRRVSPKAVPLQQEPAAQAPVTVMPERERSPERELSKKEKKKEDKEKKKQEKERKKEEKGK; from the exons ATGGAGATATGGAGTGCAGTGTCTTCACACAAACCGCTGAtactgctggtggtgctggtgatgatgctgatgatgaccaTCGGTGGCACAGACGGTGCTGTCACCTGCACAGCGAAGACCACAACTTCTAAGACTTATGTCACCTGCGATTTCGGCAAGGACATCTCTGAGACCCACCACCACTTCAACATCAGGTTCCACTACCCTGACATTGGCTCTGATTCTG AAACCAAGTTGATGTGCAACTGGGTGACGGCAGACAAACTACAATGCAGCAAGAGCAAGGGCGTTCACTTCGACAACGTCGTCTCAGATCGTCTGACGTTCACAGCGCCCCCTGCCGTTGACAAAGTTGGGGGGAAATATGTCTGCCAGATGGTGCCATCTTCTGGCATTCACGTCCAGCCGTGTGACCTGACTTACAGCG ATGAAAGCAAGTCACCAGAAACATTATATGACTCCCCAGATGAAAATTACCATGAACTGGCACGTCAGATAG ACCAAATTGACGCCGAAGTTACTTGGGCATTGGTCATGAGTTTTGTGATGCCATgtgtcttcgtcatcgtcgtcgttgccaCCTTCCTCGTCGTCGTCTGTGTCCGCTATCCAGG ACGGCTTTCATGGTTGAGGAGAGCACGAGAAGGACCAGAGAATGGAGAGGTGAGGAATGAGGAGAAGGATATTGTGATGACAGCTCTCTGCCCGCAAAACGACGAGACagaggcagcagcagcg CCAAGGGAAGGCCAAGGCCCCCCTGGTGACGTCAAGGGAGAAGGTGACAAAATGCCACGGAAGAAGAGGTGGTCCTGG AATCTCTTCAGACGTTCACGTGACGATGTGGAGAAGACAGGGGGAAGTGATCAGCCGTTACTGACAATGACAGAGTCAACACAGCAGGGACCTCCGGTCACT AGAGAACCTGTGAGAAGGGTCAGCCCAAAAGCAGTCCCTCTTCAACAAGAACCGGCAGCACAAGCTCCAGTCACC GTGATGCCAGAAAGGGAGAGGTCACCAGAAAGGGAGTTaagcaagaaggaaaagaagaaggaagacaaggaaaagaagaagcaggagaaggaaagaaagaaagaagagaaaggaaagtgA
- the LOC143291766 gene encoding uncharacterized protein LOC143291766 isoform X1, whose product MEIWSAVSSHKPLILLVVLVMMLMMTIGGTDGAVTCTAKTTTSKTYVTCDFGKDISETHHHFNIRFHYPDIGSDSETKLMCNWVTADKLQCSKSKGVHFDNVVSDRLTFTAPPAVDKVGGKYVCQMVPSSGIHVQPCDLTYSDESKSPETLYDSPDENYHELARQIDQIDAEVTWALVMSFVMPCVFVIVVVATFLVVVCVRYPGRLSWLRRAREGPENGEVRNEEKDIVMTALCPQNDETEAAAAPREGQGPPGDVKGEGDKMPRKKRWSWNLFRRSRDDVEKTGGSDQPLLTMTESTQQGPPVTDLSQREPVRRVSPKAVPLQQEPAAQAPVTVMPERERSPERELSKKEKKKEDKEKKKQEKERKKEEKGK is encoded by the exons ATGGAGATATGGAGTGCAGTGTCTTCACACAAACCGCTGAtactgctggtggtgctggtgatgatgctgatgatgaccaTCGGTGGCACAGACGGTGCTGTCACCTGCACAGCGAAGACCACAACTTCTAAGACTTATGTCACCTGCGATTTCGGCAAGGACATCTCTGAGACCCACCACCACTTCAACATCAGGTTCCACTACCCTGACATTGGCTCTGATTCTG AAACCAAGTTGATGTGCAACTGGGTGACGGCAGACAAACTACAATGCAGCAAGAGCAAGGGCGTTCACTTCGACAACGTCGTCTCAGATCGTCTGACGTTCACAGCGCCCCCTGCCGTTGACAAAGTTGGGGGGAAATATGTCTGCCAGATGGTGCCATCTTCTGGCATTCACGTCCAGCCGTGTGACCTGACTTACAGCG ATGAAAGCAAGTCACCAGAAACATTATATGACTCCCCAGATGAAAATTACCATGAACTGGCACGTCAGATAG ACCAAATTGACGCCGAAGTTACTTGGGCATTGGTCATGAGTTTTGTGATGCCATgtgtcttcgtcatcgtcgtcgttgccaCCTTCCTCGTCGTCGTCTGTGTCCGCTATCCAGG ACGGCTTTCATGGTTGAGGAGAGCACGAGAAGGACCAGAGAATGGAGAGGTGAGGAATGAGGAGAAGGATATTGTGATGACAGCTCTCTGCCCGCAAAACGACGAGACagaggcagcagcagcg CCAAGGGAAGGCCAAGGCCCCCCTGGTGACGTCAAGGGAGAAGGTGACAAAATGCCACGGAAGAAGAGGTGGTCCTGG AATCTCTTCAGACGTTCACGTGACGATGTGGAGAAGACAGGGGGAAGTGATCAGCCGTTACTGACAATGACAGAGTCAACACAGCAGGGACCTCCGGTCACT GATCTTTCGCAGAGAGAACCTGTGAGAAGGGTCAGCCCAAAAGCAGTCCCTCTTCAACAAGAACCGGCAGCACAAGCTCCAGTCACC GTGATGCCAGAAAGGGAGAGGTCACCAGAAAGGGAGTTaagcaagaaggaaaagaagaaggaagacaaggaaaagaagaagcaggagaaggaaagaaagaaagaagagaaaggaaagtgA